A stretch of the Takifugu flavidus isolate HTHZ2018 chromosome 1, ASM371156v2, whole genome shotgun sequence genome encodes the following:
- the LOC130532695 gene encoding cytochrome c oxidase assembly protein COX19: MSTAMNFSSKSFQPRPPDKGSFPLDHFGECTAFKERFMKCLKEKGFDNSKCRMQSKEYLECRMDHQLMTKEPLEKLGFKDLKDSSPKQANGNTKL; encoded by the exons atgtcGACTGCTATGAACTTCAGTTCGAAGAGCTTTCAACCTCGACCTCCCGACAAAGGATCGTTCCCTCTAGATCACTTTG GTGAGTGTACAGCCTTCAAAGAGAGATTCATGAAGTGCCTGAAGGAAAAGGGCTTTGACAACTCCAAGTGTCGGATGCAGTCCAAAGAGTACTTGGAATGCCGAATGGACCA tcagcTCATGACCAAGGAGCCCCTGGAAAAATTGGGATTCAAGGACCTAAAAGATTCATCTCCAAAGCAAGCAAACGGAAACACTAAACTCTGA